One stretch of Xanthomonas sp. DAR 35659 DNA includes these proteins:
- a CDS encoding OmpA family protein, giving the protein MSKLLSILLSTALLGGYSAAACSSSLDLSGAFFKAGHPIKGETIDEAVTGADQIANLNRSVELIKRYPDVRFEIAGHTDQYECSGQECRYLAQRRALLLYRFMLAAGVDPLCVIALTEYGSTRPIAGKWEENSLNQRAELNVDIEP; this is encoded by the coding sequence ATGTCCAAGCTCCTCTCAATCCTGCTATCGACAGCTCTGCTCGGTGGATATTCCGCCGCTGCATGCAGTTCTTCACTCGACCTGTCTGGTGCTTTCTTCAAGGCCGGCCATCCCATCAAGGGCGAGACGATCGACGAGGCTGTTACTGGGGCAGACCAAATTGCCAACTTGAATCGCTCTGTCGAGCTAATCAAGCGCTACCCGGACGTCAGGTTCGAGATTGCGGGCCATACGGATCAGTATGAGTGTTCCGGGCAAGAGTGCCGCTATCTCGCCCAACGACGAGCGCTTCTCCTATACAGGTTCATGCTAGCCGCTGGCGTAGATCCGCTTTGTGTCATTGCTCTAACCGAGTACGGGTCCACTCGCCCGATCGCTGGCAAATGGGAGGAGAACTCGCTCAATCAGCGCGCCGAGCTAAACGTGGACATTGAGCCGTAA
- the ilvD gene encoding dihydroxy-acid dehydratase, giving the protein MPDYRSKTSTHGRNMAGARALWRATGMQDADFHKPIIAIANSFTQFVPGHVHLKDLGQLVAREIERVGGVAKEFDTIAVDDGIAMGHDGMLYSLPSREIIADSVEYMVNAHCADALVCISNCDKITPGMLMAALRLNIPTVFVSGGPMEAGKTKLADHNLDLIDAMVIAADPTASDEKVAAFERSACPTCGSCSGMFTANSMNCLTEALGLALPGNGTVVATHADREQLFLKAGRTAVELCHRWYGAEDPRALPRGIATFEAFENAMTLDIAMGGSTNTILHLLAAAQEGEVPFTLRDIDRLSKRVPQLCKVAPNTQKYHIEDVHRAGGIVAILGELARGGLLHTDQATVHSRSLAEAIAQWDITQSDDAAVRTFYQAGPAGIPTQVAFSQATRWPTLDADRATGCIRDVAHAYSQEGGLAVLYGNIAEDGCVVKTAGVDESIHVFEGNVKVFESQDTAVKGILADEVKAGDVVVIRYEGPKGGPGMQEMLYPTSYLKSKGLGKQCALLTDGRFSGGTSGLSIGHASPEAAAGGAIGLVRDGDRILIDIPNRSINLLVDDAELAARRAAQDAQGWKPVEARPRKVTTALKAYALLATSADKGAVRDKAMLDG; this is encoded by the coding sequence ATGCCCGACTATCGCTCCAAGACCTCGACCCACGGCCGCAACATGGCTGGCGCCCGCGCACTGTGGCGCGCCACCGGCATGCAGGACGCCGACTTCCACAAGCCGATCATCGCCATCGCCAATTCCTTCACCCAGTTCGTGCCCGGCCACGTGCACCTGAAGGATCTCGGCCAGCTGGTCGCGCGCGAGATCGAGCGCGTCGGCGGCGTGGCCAAGGAATTCGACACCATCGCCGTGGACGACGGCATCGCCATGGGCCACGACGGCATGCTGTACTCGCTGCCCAGCCGCGAGATCATCGCCGACTCGGTCGAGTACATGGTCAACGCGCACTGCGCCGACGCGCTGGTGTGCATCTCCAACTGCGACAAGATCACCCCCGGCATGCTGATGGCCGCGCTGCGCCTCAACATCCCCACCGTGTTCGTCTCCGGCGGGCCGATGGAAGCCGGCAAGACCAAGCTCGCCGACCACAACCTGGACCTGATCGACGCGATGGTGATCGCCGCCGATCCCACCGCCTCCGACGAAAAGGTCGCCGCGTTCGAGCGCAGCGCCTGTCCCACCTGCGGCTCGTGTTCGGGCATGTTCACCGCCAACTCGATGAACTGCCTGACCGAAGCGCTGGGCCTGGCCCTGCCCGGCAACGGCACCGTGGTCGCCACCCATGCCGACCGCGAGCAACTGTTCCTCAAGGCCGGGCGCACCGCGGTCGAACTGTGCCACCGCTGGTACGGCGCCGAAGACCCGCGCGCGCTGCCGCGCGGCATCGCCACCTTCGAAGCGTTCGAGAACGCGATGACCCTGGACATCGCGATGGGCGGCTCCACCAACACCATCCTGCACCTGCTCGCCGCCGCGCAGGAGGGCGAGGTGCCCTTCACCCTGCGCGACATCGACCGCCTGTCCAAGCGCGTGCCGCAGCTGTGCAAGGTGGCGCCGAACACGCAGAAGTACCACATCGAGGACGTGCACCGCGCCGGCGGCATCGTCGCCATCCTCGGCGAACTGGCGCGCGGCGGCCTGCTGCACACCGATCAGGCCACCGTGCACAGCCGCAGCCTGGCCGAGGCCATCGCGCAGTGGGACATCACCCAGAGCGACGACGCCGCGGTGCGGACCTTCTACCAGGCCGGGCCGGCCGGCATCCCCACCCAGGTCGCCTTCAGCCAGGCCACGCGTTGGCCGACACTGGACGCTGACCGCGCTACGGGCTGTATCCGCGACGTCGCCCATGCCTACTCGCAGGAAGGCGGGCTGGCGGTGCTGTACGGCAACATCGCCGAGGACGGCTGCGTGGTGAAGACGGCGGGCGTGGACGAGTCCATCCATGTGTTCGAAGGCAACGTCAAGGTGTTCGAGAGCCAGGACACCGCGGTCAAGGGCATCCTCGCCGACGAGGTGAAGGCCGGCGACGTGGTGGTGATCCGCTACGAAGGCCCCAAGGGCGGCCCCGGCATGCAGGAGATGCTGTACCCCACCTCGTACCTGAAGTCCAAAGGCCTGGGCAAGCAATGCGCCCTGCTCACCGACGGCCGCTTCTCCGGCGGCACTTCCGGCCTGTCGATTGGTCACGCCTCGCCCGAAGCGGCGGCGGGTGGCGCCATCGGCCTGGTCCGCGACGGCGACCGCATCCTGATCGACATCCCTAACCGCAGCATCAACCTGCTGGTCGACGACGCCGAACTGGCCGCCCGCCGCGCAGCGCAGGACGCGCAAGGCTGGAAGCCGGTGGAAGCGCGCCCGCGTAAGGTCACCACTGCATTGAAGGCATACGCGCTGCTGGCGACCAGCGCCGACAAGGGCGCGGTGCGGGACAAGGCGATGTTGGACGGGTGA
- a CDS encoding glycoside hydrolase family 5 protein, with protein sequence MLRHARLPSSAVSFPTPSIASSPADPGRRSVLRAGVGLAAGAALWGLGGQARAAGRLPFAGLNMSGLASNNFVDNAIIDRHYRDIRDQHIAAAGACPLFRLPTTAARFSTGQGMPLNATYCDQVEQVLNRLAQRGKLAILELHDYMRLPIKVASKSGYRRDSAGQLIGPDGRVVTDPAADAVWAGTYRKGNYLYLGYFDPADSLLKLYEYRVIGTPGCTLYNAAGLPDLWSRIVQRFRSHPAIFGWGLMNEPYQGPEVNADGSKLVMADHWLRTATATAARIFDFDRSHYVFVCGNQYASARQWEDLSEGLYAIPDPYDRIVYEAHNYLDEGGRGGGNWRNPNETVAADTGIEMVTPFLRSLGRAGKRGFLGEHGYPAGNASAELATTRMLAHLQANNIPSTQWCFGPGWPDNDVLGMSRDVGMDIQVKSNIAAVQPYFTARLSSYVPPPPR encoded by the coding sequence ATGCTTCGGCATGCGCGTTTGCCGTCTTCCGCTGTTTCCTTCCCCACCCCATCCATCGCGTCCTCGCCGGCCGATCCGGGCCGCCGCAGCGTGCTGCGTGCCGGTGTCGGCCTGGCCGCCGGCGCCGCCCTGTGGGGCCTCGGCGGCCAGGCCCGCGCTGCGGGCAGGTTGCCCTTCGCCGGTCTCAATATGTCGGGGCTGGCGTCGAACAATTTCGTCGACAACGCCATCATCGACCGCCACTACCGCGATATCCGCGACCAGCACATCGCCGCCGCCGGCGCCTGCCCGCTGTTCCGCCTGCCGACCACCGCCGCGCGCTTCAGCACCGGCCAGGGCATGCCGCTCAACGCCACGTATTGCGACCAGGTCGAGCAGGTGCTGAACCGGCTCGCGCAGCGCGGCAAGCTGGCGATCCTGGAACTGCACGACTACATGCGCCTGCCGATCAAGGTCGCGAGCAAGTCCGGTTACCGGCGCGATAGCGCCGGCCAGTTGATCGGGCCGGACGGGCGTGTGGTCACCGATCCCGCCGCCGACGCGGTGTGGGCCGGCACCTACCGCAAGGGCAACTACCTGTACCTGGGCTACTTCGATCCTGCCGACAGCCTGCTCAAGCTCTACGAGTATCGGGTGATCGGCACGCCGGGCTGCACGCTGTACAACGCCGCCGGTCTGCCGGATCTGTGGAGCCGCATCGTGCAGCGTTTCCGTTCGCATCCGGCGATCTTCGGCTGGGGCCTGATGAACGAGCCCTACCAGGGGCCGGAGGTCAACGCCGACGGCAGCAAGCTGGTGATGGCCGACCACTGGCTGCGCACCGCCACCGCCACCGCGGCGCGCATCTTCGATTTCGACCGGTCGCACTACGTGTTCGTCTGCGGCAACCAGTACGCCAGCGCCCGCCAATGGGAGGATCTGTCCGAAGGCCTGTACGCCATCCCCGATCCGTACGACCGCATCGTCTACGAGGCGCACAACTACCTGGACGAAGGCGGCCGCGGCGGCGGCAATTGGCGCAATCCCAACGAAACCGTCGCCGCGGACACCGGCATCGAGATGGTCACGCCATTCCTGCGCTCGCTGGGCCGCGCCGGCAAGCGCGGCTTTCTCGGCGAGCACGGCTATCCGGCGGGCAATGCCAGCGCCGAGCTGGCGACCACGCGCATGCTTGCGCATCTGCAGGCCAACAATATCCCCAGCACGCAGTGGTGCTTCGGCCCGGGCTGGCCGGACAACGATGTGCTGGGCATGAGCCGCGACGTCGGCATGGACATCCAGGTCAAGTCCAACATCGCCGCGGTGCAGCCGTATTTCACGGCGCGTCTGTCCAGTTACGTGCCGCCGCCGCCGCGCTGA
- a CDS encoding DUF1190 domain-containing protein — protein MKRSKTTALLLMSAAPLLFTACGREPESKTQEGLYTSVDACVAQTHDIATCREAFARAQKQAAEQGPKYASREQCTQDYSAERCVEQRDSQGHSFIGPLMTGFFLSQMLNGNRMAGFNAAPAYQDRQNQWQRPATGAGAGTALRGNQTMTHIGATPNRAVTVSRGGFGGSSGARGSVGG, from the coding sequence ATGAAGAGGTCGAAGACGACCGCGCTGCTGCTGATGAGCGCCGCGCCGCTGCTGTTCACCGCCTGTGGGCGCGAGCCCGAGAGCAAGACCCAGGAAGGCCTGTACACCTCGGTGGATGCCTGCGTGGCGCAGACCCACGACATCGCCACCTGCCGCGAGGCGTTCGCGCGGGCGCAGAAGCAGGCCGCCGAGCAGGGCCCCAAGTACGCCAGCCGGGAGCAGTGCACGCAGGACTATTCCGCCGAACGCTGCGTGGAGCAGCGCGACAGCCAGGGCCATTCCTTCATCGGGCCGCTGATGACCGGCTTCTTCCTGTCGCAGATGCTCAACGGCAATCGCATGGCCGGGTTCAATGCCGCGCCGGCCTACCAGGACCGCCAGAACCAGTGGCAGCGTCCGGCCACTGGCGCGGGCGCCGGCACGGCCTTGCGCGGCAATCAGACCATGACCCATATCGGCGCCACGCCCAACCGCGCGGTCACCGTCAGCCGTGGCGGCTTCGGCGGTTCCAGCGGCGCGCGCGGCAGCGTCGGCGGTTGA
- a CDS encoding glutathionylspermidine synthase family protein — protein MKRIAIVERGDWRAQAAECGFRFHTIDGERYWDERAYYAFTLRQIERDLEDPSAELHQMAMGLVDEIVASEALLQRLAIPPAFRDWIAESWRRRDPHLYGRLDLAYDGTGPAKLYELNYDTPTSLFESAFFQWQWLEDQRAQGRLAQDADQFNSIHEALVARFAELAAQLPPPLYFAAVRDSEEDQGTVAYLRDCAAQAGLFGEAIAIEDIGLSEDGRYTDLDDAVIGALFKLYPLEDLFAERFGQALPGSGLRLLEPPWKAVLSNKGILPLLWERHRGHPNLLPATFDDGNALSPGWVRKPLHSREGANIALHLADGRRFESDGPYQGPCILQQAHPLPAFDGRYPMVGSWIVGDAACGIGIREDDGPITRDSARFVPHAIVEAGRPGVLYA, from the coding sequence ATGAAACGCATCGCGATCGTCGAACGCGGCGACTGGCGCGCGCAGGCCGCCGAGTGCGGCTTCCGTTTCCACACCATCGACGGCGAACGCTATTGGGACGAACGCGCCTACTACGCGTTCACCCTGCGCCAGATCGAGCGCGACCTGGAGGACCCCAGCGCCGAGTTGCACCAGATGGCGATGGGCCTGGTGGACGAGATCGTCGCCAGCGAGGCGTTGCTGCAGCGCCTGGCGATTCCGCCGGCGTTCCGCGACTGGATCGCCGAGAGCTGGCGGCGCCGCGATCCGCACCTGTACGGGCGGCTGGACCTGGCCTACGACGGCACCGGTCCGGCCAAGCTGTACGAGTTGAACTACGACACGCCGACCTCGCTGTTCGAATCGGCGTTCTTTCAATGGCAGTGGCTGGAAGACCAGCGCGCGCAGGGCCGCCTGGCGCAGGACGCCGACCAGTTCAACTCGATCCACGAAGCGCTGGTGGCGCGTTTCGCGGAGCTGGCGGCGCAGTTGCCGCCGCCGTTGTACTTCGCGGCGGTGCGCGATTCCGAGGAAGACCAGGGTACGGTCGCCTATCTGCGCGACTGCGCGGCGCAGGCCGGGCTGTTCGGCGAGGCGATCGCGATCGAGGACATCGGCCTGTCCGAGGACGGGCGCTACACCGACCTGGACGATGCGGTGATCGGCGCGCTGTTCAAGCTGTATCCGCTGGAGGACCTGTTCGCCGAGCGCTTCGGCCAGGCCTTGCCGGGCTCGGGGCTGCGCTTGCTGGAGCCGCCGTGGAAGGCAGTGCTCAGCAACAAGGGCATCCTGCCGCTGCTGTGGGAACGCCATCGCGGCCATCCCAACCTGCTGCCGGCCACGTTCGACGACGGCAATGCGCTGTCGCCGGGTTGGGTGCGCAAGCCGCTGCATTCGCGCGAGGGCGCCAACATCGCCCTGCACCTGGCCGACGGCCGCAGATTCGAGAGCGACGGGCCCTACCAGGGGCCGTGCATCCTGCAGCAGGCGCATCCGTTGCCGGCGTTCGACGGGCGCTATCCGATGGTCGGCAGCTGGATCGTCGGCGATGCGGCGTGTGGCATCGGCATCCGCGAGGACGACGGCCCGATCACCCGCGACAGCGCGCGCTTCGTGCCGCACGCCATCGTCGAAGCGGGGCGGCCGGGCGTGCTGTATGCCTGA